A window of Flavobacterium flavigenum contains these coding sequences:
- a CDS encoding organic hydroperoxide resistance protein has product MKTLYTTSVTAKGGRNGQVKSENGILELEVRMPKALGGISDDFTNPEMLFAAGYAACFDSALNLVISKSKIQTGETSVAAQVSIGQNEDGGFGLAAELDVNIPGVSIEQAQELTQKAHQICPYSNATRSNVEVKLSVTNN; this is encoded by the coding sequence ACGGCAAAAGGTGGAAGAAACGGACAGGTAAAAAGCGAAAACGGAATTTTAGAGCTTGAGGTAAGGATGCCCAAAGCTCTGGGCGGAATTAGTGATGATTTTACCAATCCGGAAATGCTTTTCGCAGCAGGATATGCGGCTTGTTTTGACAGCGCCTTGAATCTGGTTATCAGTAAATCCAAAATCCAGACCGGTGAAACTTCAGTTGCTGCCCAGGTAAGCATCGGGCAGAATGAAGACGGCGGTTTTGGTCTTGCAGCAGAGCTCGATGTGAATATTCCGGGAGTTAGTATTGAACAGGCTCAGGAATTGACACAAAAAGCGCATCAGATCTGTCCTTATTCCAATGCGACAAGATCCAATGTTGAAGTTAAGCTCTCGGTGACCAATAATTAA
- a CDS encoding M16 family metallopeptidase, giving the protein MTTKNIIIGILALSFQGAFSQFKTNIPLDKNVTTGKLKNGLTYYILHNEEPKDRASFYFVQNVGAILEDDNQNGLAHFLEHMAFNGTGHFKGKGIIKMLEKNGVTFGKDINAYTAHDETVYNISTVPVANEKLIDSTLWVLHDWSGSLSLTNEEIDAERGVIREEWRTRRTSDFRLKMQTDPVLYKGSKYSKRDVIGDLNIINNFKYAELRNYYKKWYRPDLQAVIIVGDIDVKVMEQKLKAIFSGIPLAKKVAARTYSEIPKHDDLYFGTASDKEASSTSITLQYVLDEPLVKDSIVTRKNVLNSFYTSILNNRFRELILKNQGSALNFKTYFEPISRLNTSFNISALAKKGKTIQAFEEAYTEAERLKRFGAAQAELDRTKKIFISSYDDFLSNKDKVDNDSWADNLTNYFLKAKPFLSPEDDYKLIVGIIKSISLEELNAYAKTIQKPTNQVVLVTGSDQDKNDFPNKDAVVKVMKKVESMTLEPYTKKENNAPLIDKELKPAPVKKTFEVTGIADAKGYTLENGANVIVLPTTHSQDQIVFSAFAKGGKSLIKTEDLASAEIATTIARSSGLGNFDNIGLKEKLTGKVAQSAPFIGENTQGFQGSSNKADFETLLQLLYLSFEAPRFEPNIFNILKEQYKNRLETIKKDNGSAFKDSIDLANSNHSPRTFIFNEKFLETIDLKKAENIYRDRFKNASDFTFVFVGNIPEKALDLIQKYIGNLKSNPALKETFIDHNIEPKKGKTIVHFKRPMEVAKSTVYLNITDKTEYSKENAMTMYIIGELLSKRFLQTIREEEGGSYGVNVGGNLELIPKPTFSLALTFDCNPDKQEKLMQIVWKEINGLKTDPVNANDLEDIKKALLKNREESLKSNSFWNTAIYNSTLNQIPFSTDEEYKSLISKINPKTIQQFSKHVLDSSSSVEVIMNPESQSGK; this is encoded by the coding sequence ATGACAACAAAAAATATCATTATTGGGATTCTCGCCTTGTCGTTTCAAGGCGCATTTTCTCAGTTCAAAACCAATATTCCGCTGGATAAAAACGTAACGACCGGAAAATTAAAAAACGGATTGACGTATTATATTCTGCATAACGAAGAGCCAAAAGACAGAGCAAGTTTCTATTTTGTTCAAAATGTTGGTGCTATTCTAGAAGATGACAATCAAAACGGATTGGCGCATTTTCTGGAACACATGGCCTTTAACGGAACAGGGCATTTTAAAGGAAAAGGAATCATTAAAATGCTGGAAAAAAATGGCGTTACTTTTGGTAAAGACATCAATGCCTACACCGCTCACGATGAAACGGTTTACAATATCAGCACGGTTCCTGTTGCCAACGAAAAACTAATTGACTCTACTCTTTGGGTTTTACACGACTGGTCTGGTTCTCTTTCTTTAACCAATGAAGAAATTGATGCTGAAAGAGGCGTTATCAGAGAAGAATGGAGAACGAGAAGAACAAGTGATTTTCGTTTAAAAATGCAGACTGATCCTGTTTTATACAAAGGTTCGAAATACAGTAAAAGAGATGTTATTGGTGATTTAAACATCATCAATAATTTCAAATATGCAGAACTTCGCAATTACTACAAAAAATGGTATCGTCCGGATTTACAAGCTGTAATTATTGTGGGAGATATTGATGTGAAGGTAATGGAGCAAAAACTAAAAGCAATATTTTCTGGTATTCCTTTAGCTAAAAAAGTGGCTGCGAGAACGTATTCCGAAATTCCGAAACATGATGATTTGTATTTTGGAACGGCATCTGACAAAGAAGCGTCCTCAACATCAATTACACTTCAATATGTTTTAGATGAACCTTTGGTAAAAGACAGTATTGTAACGCGCAAAAATGTACTGAACTCTTTTTACACGAGTATTTTAAATAATCGTTTTCGAGAATTAATTTTAAAAAATCAAGGTTCGGCATTAAATTTCAAAACTTATTTTGAACCGATTTCGAGATTAAATACTTCGTTTAACATTTCGGCTTTAGCCAAAAAAGGAAAAACAATCCAGGCATTTGAAGAAGCCTATACGGAAGCTGAACGCCTAAAACGTTTTGGTGCCGCACAAGCCGAATTAGACCGAACAAAAAAGATTTTTATAAGCTCTTATGATGATTTTCTAAGTAATAAAGATAAAGTCGACAACGACAGCTGGGCAGATAATTTGACCAATTATTTCTTAAAAGCAAAACCATTCCTTTCCCCTGAAGATGATTACAAATTAATTGTTGGTATTATAAAAAGTATCTCTTTGGAGGAATTGAATGCATATGCTAAAACTATTCAAAAACCAACAAATCAGGTGGTTTTAGTGACAGGTTCTGATCAGGATAAAAATGATTTTCCAAATAAGGATGCTGTTGTCAAGGTAATGAAAAAGGTTGAAAGTATGACTTTAGAACCTTATACTAAAAAAGAAAACAATGCCCCTTTAATAGACAAAGAATTAAAACCTGCTCCGGTCAAAAAGACATTTGAAGTTACAGGAATCGCTGATGCAAAAGGATATACTTTGGAGAATGGAGCCAATGTAATTGTTTTACCAACCACGCATTCACAGGATCAGATTGTGTTTTCTGCATTTGCAAAGGGCGGTAAATCATTAATTAAAACAGAAGATTTAGCTTCTGCTGAAATCGCTACAACAATTGCAAGATCGTCAGGTTTGGGAAATTTTGATAATATTGGTTTAAAAGAAAAACTTACCGGTAAAGTGGCACAGTCTGCCCCATTTATTGGCGAGAACACACAAGGATTCCAAGGAAGTTCTAATAAAGCCGATTTCGAGACCCTGCTGCAATTGCTTTATCTTTCTTTTGAAGCGCCTCGTTTTGAACCCAATATCTTTAATATTCTAAAAGAACAATATAAAAATCGTTTAGAAACCATTAAAAAAGATAATGGAAGCGCTTTTAAAGATTCAATCGATCTTGCAAATTCAAATCACAGCCCACGTACTTTTATTTTCAATGAAAAATTCCTCGAAACGATTGATCTTAAAAAAGCAGAAAACATTTACCGCGATCGATTCAAAAATGCATCTGATTTTACTTTTGTATTCGTCGGAAACATTCCTGAAAAAGCTTTAGATCTAATTCAGAAATATATTGGAAACTTAAAATCAAATCCAGCTTTAAAAGAAACTTTTATCGATCATAATATTGAACCGAAAAAAGGCAAAACCATAGTGCATTTTAAACGCCCAATGGAAGTGGCAAAAAGTACTGTATACTTAAATATCACAGATAAAACAGAGTACAGTAAAGAAAATGCCATGACGATGTATATTATTGGAGAACTACTTTCAAAACGTTTCCTTCAAACAATCAGAGAAGAAGAAGGCGGAAGTTACGGCGTAAATGTGGGCGGAAACCTGGAATTAATTCCAAAGCCAACTTTCAGCCTAGCGCTGACTTTTGACTGTAATCCTGATAAGCAAGAGAAATTAATGCAGATTGTCTGGAAAGAAATAAACGGTTTAAAAACAGATCCAGTAAATGCAAATGATTTAGAAGACATTAAAAAAGCTTTGTTAAAAAACAGAGAAGAATCACTTAAATCCAATTCTTTCTGGAATACAGCAATCTATAACAGCACATTAAATCAGATTCCGTTTTCAACAGATGAAGAATACAAGAGTTTAATTTCTAAAATTAACCCAAAAACTATTCAGCAGTTTAGTAAGCACGTTTTGGATAGTTCTAGTAGCGTCGAAGTTATTATGAACCCTGAAAGCCAATCAGGAAAGTAA
- a CDS encoding Gldg family protein, giving the protein MRTIFRIAKTELNTMFYSPVAWVVLVIFSIQSSWKFLNSIERFEKAQKIGEDFGNLTQSIFSGFNGLYTELQNYLYLYVPLLTMGLVSREINSGSIKLLLSSPIKIKDIVLGKYLAIASYCSLFIAILALQVIIAYFSIDHLDLKYTISGLIGLYLLICTYAAIGLFMSCLTSYQVVAAISTLVILAGLNFVGKLWQDIEYVKDITYFLSIAGRANEMLEGLIISKDVLYFILVSSLFIGLSIYKLQTGRDAQSLSKRILKYTALVSIVLAFGYISSRAALTLYYDMSRTKSRTLTQNSLDIVTKMGGPIKITTYVNLLDINYFTFMPAYQNYDIASFEQYTRFLPQIEMDYVYYYDTSNNDALYAQNPGLNDKELAQKMIESQDLKLNKLNSPEEIRKIIDLKPEQNRVVRTIEYNGKKTYLRMYDDLFKTPSEKEISAALKRLIVPAPKIIFAAGNMQRSIEKNGDKNYKTGFNEISFRYSLINQGFDVASIDINAHNIPEQTSILIIADPKTQLSKGAIDRILKYIDQGKNLILLAEPETHAALTEITDKLGLSFTPKALVQESEANAPDYLVTHFSKDIDPKNFKLSTDKNSRPIPFLGSSGIKIKPDAGFKAIPILKTSSQPAWESQSGITTVSAELKKQPSLTEIPLLVALTRIINGKEQKIIVAGDADFMGNAELNRGESGTFQLFTDIFSWLSNYEFPIDTTRPKSIDNKITLNSNQVFINQIIFIGLFPLLIILSAAFLLIRRNRR; this is encoded by the coding sequence ATGAGAACAATATTCCGAATTGCTAAAACAGAACTCAATACCATGTTCTATTCCCCGGTTGCATGGGTGGTTTTAGTGATATTTTCAATTCAGTCCAGCTGGAAATTTTTAAACTCTATTGAACGTTTTGAAAAAGCACAAAAAATTGGAGAAGATTTTGGTAATCTGACACAGTCTATATTTTCAGGTTTCAACGGATTGTACACTGAACTGCAAAATTATTTGTATTTGTATGTCCCGCTTTTGACAATGGGATTGGTAAGCCGTGAAATTAACAGCGGCTCTATCAAACTTTTACTTTCATCTCCAATAAAGATTAAAGATATTGTACTTGGAAAATATCTGGCCATTGCATCTTATTGTTCTTTATTTATTGCAATATTAGCCCTGCAGGTCATTATTGCCTATTTTTCTATCGACCATCTGGATTTAAAATATACAATCTCAGGCCTGATCGGTTTGTATTTACTAATCTGCACCTATGCTGCAATTGGTCTTTTTATGTCTTGTTTAACTTCTTATCAGGTCGTGGCCGCAATCAGCACTCTTGTTATTCTGGCGGGCTTAAATTTCGTTGGTAAACTATGGCAGGATATTGAATACGTAAAAGACATTACCTATTTCCTTTCAATCGCAGGCCGTGCCAATGAAATGCTTGAAGGTCTTATAATCAGCAAAGATGTATTGTATTTTATATTGGTAAGCAGCCTGTTTATTGGACTGAGCATTTACAAGCTACAGACCGGCAGAGATGCACAGAGCCTGTCCAAGCGAATTTTAAAATATACTGCTTTAGTAAGTATTGTTTTGGCATTTGGATATATTAGTTCACGTGCAGCCCTTACATTATATTATGATATGAGCCGAACCAAAAGCCGAACCCTTACACAAAACAGTTTAGATATTGTTACTAAAATGGGTGGCCCTATTAAGATTACCACTTATGTAAACTTACTGGATATCAACTATTTTACATTCATGCCCGCTTATCAAAATTATGACATTGCCAGTTTTGAGCAGTATACGCGCTTTCTGCCTCAAATTGAGATGGATTATGTGTATTATTACGATACATCAAACAATGATGCTTTGTATGCACAAAATCCGGGACTCAACGACAAAGAGCTTGCCCAGAAAATGATCGAATCCCAAGACCTAAAATTGAATAAATTAAATAGCCCTGAAGAGATCAGGAAAATAATCGATTTAAAACCCGAGCAAAACCGCGTGGTCCGAACAATAGAATACAACGGAAAGAAAACCTATTTAAGAATGTATGACGATTTGTTTAAAACACCAAGCGAAAAAGAAATTTCAGCAGCCTTAAAGCGTTTGATTGTTCCTGCTCCTAAAATTATTTTTGCCGCAGGAAATATGCAGCGCAGCATTGAGAAAAATGGAGATAAAAATTACAAAACAGGATTCAATGAGATTAGCTTCAGATATTCTCTAATCAATCAGGGATTTGATGTTGCCTCGATAGATATTAATGCCCATAATATTCCAGAGCAGACCAGTATTTTAATTATTGCCGATCCAAAAACACAATTAAGCAAGGGAGCGATTGACCGCATCTTAAAATACATCGATCAGGGAAAAAATTTAATTTTGCTGGCCGAGCCTGAAACCCATGCTGCTTTAACTGAAATAACAGACAAATTAGGTCTAAGTTTTACCCCCAAAGCATTGGTTCAGGAAAGTGAAGCAAACGCTCCGGATTATTTAGTAACTCATTTTTCCAAAGATATTGATCCAAAAAATTTCAAACTAAGCACTGATAAAAACAGCAGACCAATTCCATTTTTAGGAAGCAGCGGCATTAAAATTAAACCCGATGCAGGTTTTAAAGCAATTCCTATTTTAAAAACCAGCAGTCAGCCTGCCTGGGAATCTCAATCCGGTATCACTACTGTTTCTGCGGAATTAAAAAAACAGCCTTCATTAACAGAGATTCCTCTTCTTGTTGCCTTAACAAGAATTATCAATGGTAAAGAACAAAAAATAATTGTTGCAGGTGATGCTGATTTTATGGGTAATGCCGAGCTGAACCGAGGCGAGTCAGGGACCTTTCAATTATTTACTGATATTTTCAGCTGGCTGAGCAATTACGAATTCCCAATAGATACCACACGCCCAAAAAGTATAGACAATAAAATCACTTTAAATTCAAATCAAGTTTTTATCAATCAAATTATCTTCATCGGATTATTTCCTCTTTTAATAATTTTAAGTGCTGCTTTTTTATTAATAAGAAGAAACAGAAGATAA
- a CDS encoding ABC transporter ATP-binding protein — protein sequence MTQECTFIEYIPAILYNTMETTIVRVEDLSHQYSKDWAIQNISFEIKENRILGLLGSNGAGKSTTMNILCGVLNQTHGNIFIDGINLKENPVEAKRLIGFLPQTPPLHLDLTVNEYLIHCAELRHVKKEDLHNAVEKAKEKCGIAHFSNRLIRNLSGGYRQRVGIAQAIIHEPKLVVLDEPTNGLDPNQILEVRNLIKKIAKDKAVIFSSHILSEVQATCQDIRMIENGHMVFSDTLDAFNNYIEADKLTASFENPPALELLTNIPEITAAVFLSPKKVQLTFTGTQVIAEKIIALSVYNNWKLREIQFEKVSLDEIFAQLSKKAPSKNSSLS from the coding sequence ATGACGCAGGAATGTACTTTTATAGAATACATTCCTGCAATTTTATACAACACTATGGAAACAACAATTGTAAGAGTTGAGGACTTGTCGCATCAATACAGTAAGGACTGGGCAATACAAAATATAAGTTTTGAAATTAAAGAAAACAGAATTTTAGGTCTTTTGGGGTCCAATGGCGCTGGAAAATCAACTACCATGAATATTCTCTGCGGGGTTTTAAACCAGACTCATGGAAATATATTTATTGACGGAATCAACCTCAAAGAAAATCCTGTTGAAGCCAAGAGACTAATAGGATTTTTACCGCAGACGCCGCCTCTGCATTTGGATTTAACAGTAAACGAATATTTAATTCACTGTGCAGAATTGCGCCATGTCAAAAAAGAAGATTTGCATAATGCTGTTGAAAAAGCAAAAGAAAAATGTGGTATTGCACATTTCAGCAACCGTTTAATCAGAAACCTTTCAGGCGGATACCGCCAGCGTGTGGGAATTGCGCAAGCCATTATACATGAGCCAAAACTGGTGGTTTTAGATGAGCCTACAAACGGGCTGGATCCAAACCAAATTTTAGAAGTGAGAAATTTAATCAAGAAAATAGCTAAAGATAAAGCCGTGATTTTCTCATCACACATTCTTTCTGAAGTTCAGGCAACCTGCCAGGACATCAGAATGATTGAGAACGGACATATGGTTTTCTCCGATACGCTGGATGCTTTCAACAATTATATCGAAGCGGATAAATTAACTGCAAGTTTTGAAAATCCGCCGGCTCTTGAATTACTTACCAATATCCCTGAAATTACAGCTGCTGTTTTTCTTTCGCCTAAAAAAGTACAGCTCACCTTTACTGGAACACAGGTAATTGCCGAAAAAATTATTGCACTAAGCGTCTATAACAATTGGAAACTCAGAGAAATTCAATTCGAGAAAGTTTCCCTGGACGAAATTTTCGCTCAGTTATCTAAAAAAGCACCTTCTAAAAATTCTAGTCTATCTTAA
- a CDS encoding RagB/SusD family nutrient uptake outer membrane protein, with the protein MKNYYTKYTYIFSFFLFIALTSCDDALDVDLPRNQLSSQTVYASDITAEAAINGIYQSMVESTYNDYLHTILGQTSDELTPRTGIANPYSSNEIPDTDGSINTMWTQLYKTIYNANNAIEGIGKSTTLTAAKSRQWTAEAKFLRAYSHFYLTNLWGSVPLILTTNIDVSALAPQTAQNEVYEQIIKDLTDASKDLPADYSNYDNEKIRATKWAAEALLARVNLYMARWNEAAVHASEVINQTGTYSMVKGLTATNSPFIADNKEAILQIPYYNVNYTYEGSAIFTTRGTYLLRKGNALFEIGDARKTNWTIDIKNTSNVFLGIAPRKYKNSYTNSPLERSTILRLAELYLIRAEARVRSNDITGAQEDINVIRNRALLANTTLTDPKQLLDLIALERQRELFAENGHRWLDLKRTGKLDETLSVLSDKIWKSTDRLYPIPEPALRSNPFLNPTEGY; encoded by the coding sequence ATGAAAAATTATTATACTAAATATACCTATATATTTTCTTTTTTTCTTTTTATTGCACTGACAAGCTGTGATGATGCGCTCGATGTTGACCTTCCCAGAAATCAATTATCATCACAAACCGTCTATGCTTCAGATATAACAGCAGAAGCTGCCATTAATGGTATTTACCAAAGTATGGTTGAGTCTACCTACAATGATTACCTGCATACGATCCTTGGACAAACCTCAGATGAACTGACACCAAGAACAGGAATTGCTAATCCGTACAGTTCAAATGAAATCCCTGATACTGACGGATCAATAAACACGATGTGGACGCAATTGTATAAAACAATTTATAACGCCAATAATGCAATAGAAGGAATTGGTAAAAGCACTACCCTTACTGCTGCAAAAAGCAGGCAGTGGACTGCAGAAGCAAAATTCTTAAGAGCCTATTCCCATTTTTACCTGACTAATCTTTGGGGCAGTGTTCCTTTAATTTTAACAACGAACATAGATGTTAGTGCGCTGGCTCCCCAAACTGCGCAAAATGAGGTATATGAACAAATTATAAAGGATCTCACAGATGCTTCAAAAGATCTTCCTGCCGATTACAGCAATTATGATAATGAAAAAATCAGAGCCACAAAATGGGCAGCAGAAGCTTTATTGGCCAGAGTAAACCTTTATATGGCCAGATGGAATGAAGCAGCAGTACATGCATCCGAAGTTATAAACCAGACCGGTACTTACAGTATGGTTAAAGGCCTAACTGCTACAAACAGTCCCTTTATTGCTGATAATAAGGAAGCGATTCTGCAGATACCATATTATAATGTGAACTACACTTATGAAGGATCTGCCATATTTACAACCAGAGGCACATACTTACTTAGAAAAGGTAATGCACTTTTTGAAATAGGTGATGCCAGAAAAACGAACTGGACAATTGATATTAAAAATACCAGTAATGTGTTTCTGGGAATTGCACCTAGGAAATATAAAAACAGCTATACTAATTCTCCTTTAGAGCGCTCAACCATATTGAGACTAGCTGAATTGTATCTTATAAGAGCCGAAGCCAGAGTTCGATCAAATGATATTACTGGAGCTCAGGAAGATATAAATGTAATTAGAAACAGAGCTTTACTGGCAAATACTACTTTAACAGATCCTAAGCAATTGCTTGATTTAATTGCTTTGGAAAGACAGCGTGAACTTTTTGCAGAAAACGGACACCGATGGCTGGATCTTAAAAGAACAGGAAAACTGGATGAAACGCTTTCTGTCTTATCGGATAAAATCTGGAAATCTACCGACCGTTTATATCCAATCCCAGAACCTGCTCTTCGCTCTAATCCCTTTTTAAATCCAACCGAAGGATATTAA